In Dromiciops gliroides isolate mDroGli1 chromosome 4, mDroGli1.pri, whole genome shotgun sequence, one DNA window encodes the following:
- the NOG gene encoding noggin, which translates to MERCPSLGVTLYAVVVVLGLRAGPAGCQHYLHIRPAPSDNLPLVDLIEHPDPIFDPKEKDLNETLLRSLLGGHYDPGFMATAPPEDRPGGGGGAAGGGEDLAELDQLLRQRPSGAMPSEIKGLEFSEGLPPGKKHRLSKKLRRKLQMWLWSQTFCPVLYAWNDLGSRFWPRYVKVGSCFSKRSCSVPEGMVCKPAKSVHLTVLRWRCQRRGGQRCGWIPIQYPIISECKCSC; encoded by the coding sequence ATGGAGCGGTGCCCCAGCCTGGGGGTCACCCTGTACGCCGTGGTGGTGGTACTGGGGCTCCGGGCGGGGCCGGCGGGCTGCCAACACTACCTCCACATCCGCCCGGCCCCCAGTGACAACCTGCCCCTGGTGGACCTTATCGAGCATCCGGACCCTATCTTTGACCCCAAGGAGAAGGATCTAAACGAGACGCTGCTCCGCTCCCTGCTGGGGGGTCACTACGACCCAGGCTTCATGGCCACCGCGCCTCCCGAGGACCGACcaggcgggggtgggggagccGCCGGGGGCGGCGAGGACCTGGCGGAGCTGGACCAGCTGCTGCGGCAGCGGCCGTCGGGGGCCATGCCGAGCGAGATCAAAGGGCTGGAGTTCTCCGAGGGCTTGCCCCCGGGCAAGAAACACCGGCTCAGCAAGAAGCTACGGAGGAAGTTGCAGATGTGGCTCTGGTCGCAGACCTTCTGCCCAGTACTCTACGCGTGGAACGACCTGGGCAGCCGCTTCTGGCCCCGCTACGTGAAAGTGGGCAGCTGCTTCAGCAAGCGCTCTTGCTCCGTGCCGGAGGGCATGGTCTGCAAGCCGGCCAAGTCGGTGCACCTCACTGTGCTGCGGTGGCGGTGCCAGCGGCGAGGGGGGCAGCGTTGCGGCTGGATCCCCATCCAGTACCCCATCATTTCGGAATGCAAGTGTTCTTGCTAG